The Micromonospora sp. Llam0 genome includes a window with the following:
- a CDS encoding dipeptide/oligopeptide/nickel ABC transporter permease/ATP-binding protein, which translates to MRTALVGLPLVGFALVGLLAPVLAPADPAANDLSASLLPPSADHLLGTDQLGRDQLSRLLHGARISLTVTAAVLVVSVTIGVLAGTVAGYLGGWVDRIVARIVDMAVSLPGMLVALAVIGVRGPGVENLVVAMSLWAWAPYARIARARVAGLRASPHLDALRLLGAGPVRVISRHLLPPALAPCLVYASTDVGSIVLGVATLSFLGLGIPPPQAEWGQMLIEGRPYLASAWWLAYPPGVAITAVVFASNLLGERLAVGDERPSMLRWILPDRLRVPRPRRPAPGVPATVESETTVDDDVLLRVRDLSVAYPRDGGVRRAVADVSYAVRRGETLAIVGESGSGKTTSALAPFGLLDPGALVTGSALLRTGSTAHELVGLALRERRQINGRRVGVVFQDSLAVFNPLRSIGAHVDEAVRNAGSQGRRAAVRRISEDLLRLAGLPDPATVAGQYPHQLSGGMRQRVQIAVAIAGSPELLVADEPTSALDVTVQAWLLDLLGQLRDELRMAMVVVSHDLAVVTRLADAVAVMYAGRIVEYGPLDTVVRHPNHPYTRGLLDAVPRSSAAPGTRFRTMPGRSGAGPDDTSGCAFAPRCPIAVAGCGHDQPVLLPVGPVQAHRSACHRTRAAGASPPLLALGDLDGG; encoded by the coding sequence GTGCGGACGGCGCTGGTCGGTCTGCCGCTGGTCGGGTTCGCGCTTGTGGGGCTGCTGGCACCGGTGCTGGCGCCGGCCGACCCGGCGGCCAACGATCTGTCGGCTAGTCTGCTGCCACCGTCAGCGGACCATCTGCTCGGCACCGATCAGCTCGGCCGCGACCAGCTCAGCCGGCTCCTGCACGGTGCACGAATCTCACTCACCGTCACGGCGGCGGTCCTAGTGGTCTCGGTGACCATCGGAGTACTCGCCGGCACCGTCGCCGGATACCTGGGGGGCTGGGTCGACCGAATCGTCGCCCGGATCGTCGACATGGCGGTCTCGCTACCGGGAATGCTGGTGGCACTGGCGGTCATCGGCGTACGCGGTCCCGGGGTGGAGAATCTCGTCGTCGCGATGTCGCTGTGGGCATGGGCCCCGTACGCGCGGATCGCCCGCGCCCGCGTCGCGGGTCTGCGGGCCAGCCCGCACCTGGACGCGCTACGGCTGCTCGGCGCCGGCCCGGTGCGGGTCATCAGCCGTCATCTGCTGCCACCCGCCCTCGCCCCGTGCCTGGTCTATGCCAGCACCGACGTTGGCTCCATCGTGCTCGGCGTGGCCACGCTGAGCTTTCTCGGCCTCGGTATCCCACCCCCGCAGGCGGAATGGGGCCAGATGCTCATCGAAGGCCGCCCATACCTGGCCTCGGCCTGGTGGCTGGCCTACCCGCCCGGCGTTGCGATCACCGCCGTCGTGTTCGCGAGCAACCTGCTCGGCGAACGGCTGGCCGTCGGCGACGAGCGGCCGTCGATGCTGCGCTGGATCCTTCCGGACCGGCTACGGGTGCCGCGCCCCAGGCGACCGGCCCCCGGGGTGCCGGCTACGGTCGAGTCGGAGACCACGGTCGACGACGACGTACTACTACGGGTACGCGACCTGTCCGTGGCCTATCCACGGGACGGCGGCGTCCGCCGCGCCGTCGCCGACGTCTCCTACGCGGTACGCCGCGGCGAGACACTGGCGATTGTCGGTGAGTCCGGCAGCGGCAAGACCACCTCGGCGTTGGCACCGTTCGGTCTGCTGGACCCGGGCGCGCTCGTCACCGGTTCCGCGCTGCTAAGGACCGGGTCAACGGCGCATGAGCTCGTCGGGCTCGCTCTCCGGGAACGCCGCCAAATCAACGGCCGCCGGGTCGGGGTGGTCTTCCAGGACAGTCTCGCCGTGTTCAACCCGCTGCGCAGCATTGGCGCGCACGTCGACGAGGCGGTCCGCAACGCGGGCAGCCAGGGCCGGCGGGCGGCGGTCCGCCGGATCAGCGAGGATCTGCTGCGCCTCGCCGGTCTGCCCGACCCGGCGACGGTCGCCGGCCAGTATCCCCACCAGCTCTCCGGCGGAATGCGGCAACGGGTCCAGATCGCCGTCGCGATCGCGGGTTCGCCGGAGCTGCTCGTCGCCGACGAACCGACCTCTGCGCTCGACGTCACCGTCCAAGCGTGGCTGCTCGATCTGCTCGGGCAGCTCCGCGACGAGCTGCGCATGGCAATGGTCGTCGTCAGTCACGACCTGGCGGTGGTCACCCGGCTGGCCGACGCCGTGGCCGTGATGTACGCCGGCCGAATCGTGGAGTACGGGCCGCTCGACACCGTGGTGCGCCACCCCAACCATCCGTACACCCGGGGCCTGCTCGACGCCGTGCCGCGTTCCAGCGCGGCGCCGGGCACCCGGTTCCGCACCATGCCGGGACGCTCCGGTGCCGGGCCGGACGACACGTCAGGTTGCGCGTTCGCTCCCCGGTGTCCGATCGCCGTAGCAGGATGCGGCCATGACCAGCCGGTACTGCTGCCGGTGGGTCCGGTCCAGGCGCACCGCTCGGCGTGCCACCGTACCCGTGCGGCCGGAGCGTCGCCGCCCCTTCTGGCACTCGGCGACCTGGACGGAGGCTGA
- a CDS encoding ABC transporter permease codes for MSVFGRPRSVGGHLVRWTVDTVGVLLALSAGTFALVLLARGDPAAVLAATRAGRPATPEQVEAVRSELGLDAPAPVRYLRWLADASTGDFGLSLRTNLPIGPEIADRLTVTAGLVTGSVVVAVVVGMTVGVAGAMAGRGPLRGVLRIGALLATSVPAFWLSYLLVLLLALRWQLVPTSGMAGPATWVMPMAVLGLPAAGVLSRVVAVTLREAIDRPYVLAAMARGSGPLSIVLRDGLPNAAGPILSVAGMIVGGLLVGTVVVEQIFGWPGLGAYFVHAAAARDVPALQASALMLGGGFILANRLADVAQILVDPRSRRTSGVRSDATSPRWGRPGRAGGRHPHQVRSETG; via the coding sequence GTGAGCGTTTTCGGACGGCCACGGTCCGTCGGCGGCCACCTCGTGCGGTGGACCGTCGACACCGTCGGTGTGCTGCTCGCGCTGTCGGCCGGAACGTTCGCGCTGGTGCTGCTGGCCCGTGGCGATCCCGCCGCAGTGCTGGCGGCCACCCGGGCCGGCCGGCCGGCGACGCCGGAGCAGGTCGAGGCCGTCCGCTCCGAACTGGGGCTGGACGCTCCCGCCCCGGTACGGTACCTGCGGTGGCTGGCCGACGCGAGCACCGGCGACTTCGGACTGTCGCTGCGGACGAACCTGCCGATCGGCCCCGAGATCGCCGACCGGCTGACCGTGACGGCGGGCCTGGTGACGGGATCGGTCGTGGTGGCCGTCGTGGTCGGGATGACCGTCGGAGTCGCCGGGGCGATGGCCGGCCGGGGGCCGCTGCGCGGGGTCCTGCGGATCGGGGCGCTGCTGGCGACGTCGGTGCCGGCGTTCTGGCTGAGCTACCTCCTGGTTCTGCTGCTGGCCCTACGGTGGCAACTGGTGCCGACGTCAGGCATGGCCGGTCCCGCGACCTGGGTGATGCCGATGGCGGTGCTCGGGCTGCCGGCGGCCGGAGTGCTCAGCCGGGTGGTGGCGGTCACGTTACGGGAAGCGATCGACCGGCCGTACGTACTGGCGGCGATGGCCCGGGGCAGCGGGCCACTGTCGATCGTGCTTCGCGACGGGCTGCCGAACGCGGCCGGGCCGATCCTGTCCGTCGCCGGGATGATCGTCGGCGGCCTGCTCGTCGGCACGGTCGTGGTGGAACAGATCTTCGGCTGGCCCGGTCTCGGGGCGTACTTCGTCCACGCCGCCGCCGCCCGAGACGTGCCGGCCCTGCAGGCCAGCGCGCTCATGCTCGGTGGAGGCTTCATCCTGGCCAACCGGCTCGCCGACGTCGCACAAATTCTCGTCGATCCCCGGTCCCGTCGGACCTCCGGTGTCCGCTCCGACGCCACATCGCCCCGGTGGGGTCGGCCGGGCCGGGCCGGCGGTCGGCACCCGCACCAGGTCCGGTCGGAGACCGGATGA
- a CDS encoding ABC transporter substrate-binding protein produces the protein MPRPRMLAAVLAASIGLTTACSADSGGGTTSTTLRIGLGTESGALDPHAFTGNFLLLDAIYEPLVSYGEDGQLEPGLAESWTVAPDGRQVSFDLRDDVHFTDGTPVDATAIKWNFDRWVGNGRFSFFRASQIVSAVDAPDPDTVVLTLSEPYEPLLQELSIVRPVRLLSPQSAGTDGTFQDPVGTGAWKLVSNGATGAVLERNDDYWGPQPSLERLEFTVIPDSQARVDALTNGEIDLIGGAYLAPITPVEAQSLRERAGVRLLTGAADVSILLGFNPDGPAGDRAVREAVGRAIDTEALATALFLGHAEPARRVFPPNVPDSGTDLPVDFDRAAAERVLDAAGYLREGETRTRDGEPLSLRLLIPAAPAEGQLDPRTMAAAIAAALQEVGIGVELVPVDAAAYYDERAEGRYDLTFFETLGAPYDPSSSIVSLFTNGARAPLWVTPTIEDLVDKALFAADPAARAESYQNLYEAVAADTGFVPLVYRPRFWAVRDEVNGFAVPPTDVDLELTGVTLG, from the coding sequence GTGCCGCGACCCCGCATGCTTGCCGCCGTCCTCGCCGCGTCGATCGGACTCACCACAGCCTGCAGCGCGGACTCCGGTGGTGGCACCACCTCGACGACGTTGCGAATCGGATTGGGCACCGAGTCGGGCGCACTGGACCCGCACGCGTTCACCGGCAACTTCCTGCTCCTCGACGCCATCTACGAGCCGCTGGTCAGCTACGGCGAGGACGGGCAACTGGAGCCAGGCCTGGCCGAGTCCTGGACGGTGGCACCGGACGGTCGGCAGGTGAGCTTCGACCTACGCGACGACGTGCACTTCACCGACGGAACGCCGGTCGACGCCACGGCCATCAAGTGGAACTTCGACCGGTGGGTGGGCAACGGACGCTTCTCGTTCTTCCGGGCCTCGCAGATCGTCTCCGCTGTGGACGCCCCGGATCCGGACACCGTCGTGCTCACCCTGTCCGAACCGTACGAGCCGCTGCTGCAGGAGTTGTCGATCGTCCGTCCCGTCCGGCTACTCAGCCCGCAGTCCGCCGGCACCGACGGCACCTTCCAGGACCCGGTAGGTACCGGAGCGTGGAAGTTGGTCTCCAACGGCGCCACCGGCGCCGTGCTGGAGCGCAACGACGACTACTGGGGGCCGCAGCCAAGTCTGGAGCGGCTCGAGTTCACGGTCATCCCGGATTCCCAGGCCCGCGTCGACGCGCTCACCAACGGGGAGATCGATCTGATCGGCGGCGCCTACCTGGCCCCGATCACGCCGGTGGAGGCGCAGTCGTTGCGCGAGCGGGCCGGCGTACGGCTGCTCACCGGCGCGGCGGACGTCTCGATCCTGCTCGGGTTCAACCCCGACGGCCCCGCCGGCGACCGGGCGGTCCGGGAGGCCGTCGGCCGGGCGATCGACACCGAGGCGCTGGCGACGGCGTTGTTCCTGGGCCATGCGGAACCGGCCCGCCGGGTGTTCCCACCGAACGTGCCGGACTCCGGGACCGATCTGCCGGTCGACTTCGACCGGGCGGCCGCGGAGCGGGTGCTCGACGCCGCCGGCTACCTCCGCGAAGGGGAGACCCGGACCCGCGACGGCGAGCCGCTGTCGTTGCGGCTGCTCATTCCGGCCGCACCGGCCGAGGGGCAGCTCGACCCGCGCACCATGGCCGCCGCGATCGCCGCCGCCCTGCAGGAGGTGGGGATCGGCGTGGAACTGGTTCCGGTCGACGCCGCCGCCTACTACGACGAGCGGGCCGAGGGCAGGTACGACCTGACCTTCTTCGAGACCCTCGGCGCACCGTACGACCCGTCCAGCTCGATCGTGTCCCTGTTCACCAACGGGGCGCGGGCGCCGCTGTGGGTGACGCCGACCATCGAGGACCTGGTCGACAAGGCGCTGTTCGCCGCCGACCCAGCCGCTCGCGCCGAGTCCTATCAGAACCTTTACGAGGCGGTGGCCGCCGACACCGGGTTCGTCCCGTTGGTGTACCGGCCTCGGTTCTGGGCGGTGCGCGACGAGGTGAACGGCTTCGCGGTGCCGCCCACCGACGTGGATCTCGAACTGACCGGAGTCACCCTCGGGTGA
- a CDS encoding TetR family transcriptional regulator: MARDSTATKQRILDAATVEFAAHGLAGARVDRVAERAGANKQLIYAYFGSKEQLFDTTLATHLERFIEAVPFDADDLPGYAVAMFDFGVAHPDLLRLLQWHTLERPGELARMEQNHHSTQRKLTSLAEAQAAGRVDDTLPPAELLAVVLAVARSYDDPAPTSVTARRASVTTAVRRLVTPGPRP; the protein is encoded by the coding sequence ATGGCCCGCGACTCCACCGCCACCAAGCAACGGATCCTCGACGCCGCCACCGTCGAGTTCGCCGCCCACGGACTGGCCGGCGCCCGGGTCGACCGGGTGGCCGAGCGCGCCGGCGCCAACAAGCAGCTCATCTACGCGTACTTCGGCAGCAAGGAACAGCTCTTCGACACCACCCTCGCCACCCACCTGGAGCGGTTCATCGAGGCGGTGCCGTTCGACGCCGACGACCTGCCCGGCTACGCCGTCGCGATGTTCGACTTCGGCGTCGCACACCCGGACCTGCTCCGACTGCTGCAGTGGCACACCCTCGAACGCCCCGGCGAACTCGCCCGGATGGAGCAGAACCACCACTCGACGCAGCGCAAGCTGACCTCCCTGGCCGAGGCCCAGGCCGCCGGCCGGGTCGATGACACGCTCCCGCCCGCCGAACTGCTCGCCGTCGTCCTCGCCGTCGCCCGGTCTTACGACGATCCGGCACCGACGTCGGTCACCGCGCGCCGGGCCAGCGTGACCACCGCCGTACGCCGACTCGTCACCCCCGGCCCGCGACCGTAG
- a CDS encoding oxidoreductase: MSDKVAIVTGASSGIGEATARKLRAMGYQVYAVARRLDRIAPLADVGIRPVRTDVTDDAALVDLVEQVLAESGRIDVLVNNAGYGSFGAVEEVPMDEARRQFDVNVFGLARLAQLVLPQMRRQGSGRIVNISSVGGKLYEPLGGWYHATKFAVEGLSDSMRMELAPLGIDVVVIQPGAIATEWPAIAGQHLLATSGHGPYADQAARSAAIFAVEDGGPASPPSVVADAVARAVRARRPRTRYPVGRGAKMILAARRILPDRGFDRFVRIMLRTLVRVANRYDARQAQLARDGA; the protein is encoded by the coding sequence ATGAGCGACAAGGTCGCCATCGTTACCGGCGCCTCCTCCGGCATCGGCGAGGCCACCGCCCGCAAACTGCGCGCCATGGGCTACCAGGTCTACGCCGTCGCCCGCCGGCTCGACCGGATCGCTCCGCTGGCCGACGTCGGCATCCGGCCCGTCCGGACCGACGTCACCGACGACGCCGCACTGGTCGACCTCGTCGAGCAGGTGCTGGCCGAGTCCGGGCGGATCGACGTGCTGGTCAACAACGCCGGCTACGGCTCGTTCGGCGCGGTCGAGGAGGTGCCGATGGACGAGGCCCGCCGCCAGTTCGACGTCAACGTGTTCGGCCTGGCCCGGCTGGCGCAACTGGTGCTGCCGCAGATGCGCCGGCAGGGCAGCGGTCGCATCGTCAACATCTCGTCGGTCGGCGGGAAACTCTACGAGCCGCTCGGCGGCTGGTACCACGCCACCAAGTTCGCCGTCGAAGGACTCAGCGACTCGATGCGGATGGAACTCGCCCCGCTCGGCATCGACGTGGTCGTCATCCAGCCCGGTGCGATCGCCACCGAATGGCCCGCCATCGCCGGTCAGCACCTGCTCGCCACCTCGGGGCACGGCCCGTACGCCGACCAGGCGGCCCGCAGCGCGGCCATCTTCGCCGTCGAGGACGGCGGCCCGGCGTCGCCGCCCTCGGTGGTCGCCGACGCCGTCGCCAGAGCGGTGCGTGCCCGCCGGCCACGGACCCGCTACCCCGTCGGCCGCGGCGCGAAGATGATCCTGGCGGCCCGGCGGATTCTGCCCGACCGAGGCTTCGACCGGTTCGTCCGCATCATGCTGCGTACCCTTGTCCGCGTCGCCAACAGGTACGACGCCCGCCAGGCCCAGCTTGCCCGCGACGGTGCCTGA
- a CDS encoding phosphotransferase family protein, with translation MANGASPTRRALTTADVERYLAASFDPPPRVVDCAPLDGGWFAAVWSAELADGRSVVLKVGPPPQVPVLRYERGMIAAEARYLRLAAAHAPQVPVPAVLHHGVDPGAGDWLVTVRLPGRNLPTIAESAEPPDDSAVRHDLGVAYAALHRITGGRFGYDGGRAGAATWAAAFTAMVEELLADAADWSVRLPASPDRFRSLLARHAGLLDTVRRPALLHWDGWDGNVLAACDAHGVLRLTGLVDGERYLYGDPLMDLVAPLLFRRAEQEPEHPFLRGYRAAAGNAAVDLDDDRVRRRLALYRMHLYLVMLVEMPSRHLTGPEHQGQVELLTGLLTEELAALSSAGTTP, from the coding sequence ATGGCCAACGGAGCGAGCCCGACACGCCGGGCGTTGACCACCGCCGACGTTGAGCGCTACCTCGCGGCGTCGTTCGACCCGCCGCCACGGGTGGTCGACTGCGCACCGCTGGACGGCGGCTGGTTCGCCGCCGTCTGGTCGGCCGAGCTGGCCGACGGGCGCAGCGTCGTGTTGAAGGTCGGACCGCCCCCGCAGGTGCCGGTGCTGCGCTACGAACGCGGCATGATCGCCGCCGAGGCGCGGTACCTGCGGCTGGCGGCGGCACACGCGCCGCAGGTGCCGGTACCGGCCGTACTGCACCACGGGGTCGACCCGGGCGCCGGTGACTGGCTGGTCACCGTCCGGCTGCCGGGCCGCAACCTGCCGACCATCGCCGAAAGCGCGGAACCGCCCGATGACAGTGCTGTGCGGCACGACCTCGGGGTGGCGTACGCGGCGTTGCACCGGATCACCGGCGGACGGTTCGGCTACGACGGCGGCCGGGCGGGCGCGGCGACCTGGGCGGCGGCGTTCACCGCGATGGTCGAGGAGCTGCTCGCCGACGCCGCCGACTGGTCGGTGCGGCTGCCGGCGTCACCCGACCGGTTCCGGTCGCTGCTCGCCCGGCACGCCGGGCTGCTCGACACGGTACGTCGGCCGGCCCTGCTGCACTGGGACGGCTGGGACGGCAACGTCCTCGCCGCCTGCGACGCGCACGGCGTACTGCGATTGACCGGCCTGGTCGACGGTGAACGCTACCTCTACGGCGATCCGCTGATGGATCTGGTCGCCCCGCTGCTGTTCCGTCGGGCCGAGCAGGAACCGGAGCATCCGTTCCTGCGCGGCTACCGCGCCGCCGCCGGCAACGCCGCGGTCGACCTCGACGACGATCGGGTACGCCGCAGGCTGGCTCTCTACCGAATGCACCTGTATCTGGTGATGCTGGTGGAGATGCCGAGCCGGCACCTGACCGGCCCGGAGCATCAGGGGCAGGTCGAGCTGCTGACCGGGCTGCTGACCGAGGAACTGGCCGCGTTGTCCTCGGCCGGAACCACGCCCTGA
- a CDS encoding helix-turn-helix transcriptional regulator — MRQEQHLGDLARLRRVRDRIDREYARPLDVEALARGVHMSAGHLSREFRRAYGESPYSYLMTRRIERAMALLRRGDLSVTDVCFAVGCASLGTFSTRFTELVGVPPSVYRRRAGSARPEMPACLAKQVTRPIRNREARVPAAQLA; from the coding sequence GTGAGGCAGGAGCAGCACCTGGGCGATCTGGCGCGGCTGCGCCGGGTGCGCGACCGGATCGACCGGGAGTACGCCCGGCCACTCGATGTCGAGGCGCTGGCCCGTGGCGTGCACATGTCGGCCGGGCACCTCAGCCGCGAGTTCCGGCGCGCCTACGGCGAGTCGCCGTACTCGTACCTGATGACCCGGCGCATCGAACGTGCGATGGCGCTGCTGCGCCGGGGTGACCTGAGCGTCACCGACGTCTGTTTCGCGGTCGGCTGCGCGTCGCTGGGCACCTTCAGCACCCGGTTCACCGAGCTGGTCGGCGTCCCGCCCAGCGTCTACCGGCGCCGGGCCGGTTCGGCGCGCCCGGAGATGCCTGCCTGCCTGGCAAAACAGGTGACCAGACCGATCAGGAATCGAGAAGCGCGGGTCCCGGCGGCGCAACTAGCGTGA
- a CDS encoding VOC family protein, with product MDITIHSSFLPHDAADAALAFWRDLLGFELRLDVGYDGMRWLTVGPVDQPGTAIVLHPPGVDPGITDDERRTITEMMAKGTYAGILLATSDLDGAFERLQAGDADIVQEPTEQPYGVRDCAVRDPAGNLIRIQQTQ from the coding sequence ATGGACATCACGATTCACTCCAGCTTCCTGCCGCACGACGCCGCCGACGCCGCGTTGGCCTTCTGGCGCGACCTGCTCGGTTTCGAGCTGCGTCTGGACGTCGGCTACGACGGGATGCGCTGGCTCACCGTCGGCCCGGTCGACCAGCCCGGTACCGCGATCGTGCTGCACCCGCCGGGTGTCGACCCCGGCATCACCGACGACGAGCGCCGTACCATCACCGAGATGATGGCCAAGGGCACCTACGCCGGCATCCTGCTGGCCACCAGCGACCTCGACGGGGCCTTCGAGCGGCTGCAGGCCGGCGACGCGGACATCGTCCAGGAGCCGACCGAGCAGCCGTACGGGGTCCGCGACTGCGCCGTGCGGGACCCCGCCGGCAACCTGATCCGCATCCAGCAGACCCAATAG
- a CDS encoding excinuclease ABC subunit UvrA gives MSRATASGERPSTPHAADSHDLIRVHGARVNNLKDVSVEIPKRRLTVFTGVSGSGKSSLVFGTVAAESQRLINETYSAFVQGFMPTLARPEVDVLDGLTTAIIVDQERMGGDPRSTVGTATDANAMLRILFSRLGQPYVGPPNAFSFNLASVRASGAITVERGASKTTKQTFTRLGGMCPRCEGRGSVTDFDLTALYDDSKSLNEGALTIPGYSVDGWYGRIFSGCGFFDPDKPIRKFTKSQLHDLLYKEPTRIKVDNVNVTYEGLIPRIQKSFLAKDVDAMQPHIRAFVQRAITFTTCPDCAGTRLNEAARSSKINGINIADACAMQISDLAEWVQDLAEPSVAPLLTALRHTLDSFVEIGLGYLSLDRPAGTLSGGEAQRTKMIRHLGSSLTDVTYVFDEPTIGLHPHDIARMNNLLLRLRDKGNTVLVVEHKPETIAIADHVVDLGPGAGTAGGEVMFEGTVDGLRASATVTGRHLDDRANLKKTVREPTGTLQIRDANANNLRDVDVDIPLGVLVVVTGVAGSGKSSLLHGSIPADAGAVSIDQTGIRGSRRSNPATYTGLLDPIRKAFAKANGVKPALFSANSEGACPTCNGAGVIYTDLAMMAGVATVCEDCEGRRFQAAVLEYHLGGRDISEVLAMSVAEAEEFFAAGDARTPAAHAVLRRLADVGLGYLTLGQPLTTLSGGERQRLKLATHMADKGGVYVLDEPTTGLHLADVEQLLGLLDRLVDAGKSVIVIEHHQAVMAHADWIIDLGPGAGHDGGRIVFEGTPADLVATRSTLTGEHLAAYVGG, from the coding sequence ATGAGCAGGGCCACCGCGTCGGGGGAGCGGCCGTCCACCCCGCACGCCGCCGACAGTCACGACCTGATCCGGGTGCACGGCGCGCGGGTGAACAACCTCAAGGACGTCAGCGTCGAGATCCCGAAACGCCGGTTGACGGTGTTCACCGGGGTCTCCGGCTCGGGCAAGAGTTCGCTGGTGTTCGGCACGGTCGCCGCCGAGTCGCAGCGCCTGATCAACGAGACGTACAGCGCCTTCGTGCAGGGGTTCATGCCGACGCTGGCCCGGCCCGAGGTCGACGTGCTCGACGGGCTGACCACGGCGATCATCGTCGACCAGGAGCGGATGGGCGGCGATCCGCGGTCCACGGTCGGCACCGCCACCGACGCCAACGCGATGCTGCGGATCCTGTTCAGCCGGCTCGGTCAGCCGTACGTCGGCCCGCCGAACGCGTTCTCCTTCAACCTGGCGTCGGTACGGGCCAGCGGGGCGATCACCGTCGAACGCGGCGCCAGCAAGACCACCAAGCAGACCTTCACCCGGCTGGGCGGCATGTGCCCGCGCTGCGAGGGCCGGGGGTCGGTCACCGACTTCGACCTGACCGCGCTGTACGACGACAGCAAGTCGCTCAACGAGGGCGCGCTGACCATCCCCGGCTACAGTGTCGACGGCTGGTACGGGCGCATCTTCAGCGGCTGCGGCTTCTTCGACCCGGACAAGCCGATCCGCAAGTTCACCAAGTCGCAGCTGCACGACCTGCTCTACAAGGAGCCGACCCGGATCAAGGTCGACAACGTCAACGTGACGTACGAGGGCCTGATCCCGCGGATCCAGAAGTCGTTCCTGGCCAAGGACGTCGACGCGATGCAGCCGCACATCCGGGCGTTCGTGCAACGGGCGATCACCTTCACCACCTGCCCGGACTGCGCCGGCACCCGGCTGAACGAGGCGGCCCGGTCGTCGAAGATCAACGGGATCAACATCGCCGACGCCTGCGCGATGCAGATCAGCGACCTCGCCGAATGGGTCCAGGATCTGGCCGAGCCGTCGGTCGCCCCGCTGCTGACCGCGCTGCGGCACACCCTCGACTCGTTCGTCGAGATCGGCCTCGGCTACCTCTCCCTGGACCGCCCGGCGGGCACCCTGTCCGGCGGCGAGGCGCAGCGCACCAAGATGATCCGGCACCTCGGGTCGTCACTGACCGACGTCACCTACGTCTTCGACGAGCCGACCATCGGGCTGCACCCGCACGACATCGCCCGGATGAACAACCTGCTGCTGCGGCTGCGGGACAAGGGCAACACGGTGCTGGTCGTCGAGCACAAGCCGGAGACGATCGCGATCGCCGACCACGTCGTCGACCTCGGCCCCGGTGCCGGCACCGCCGGCGGCGAGGTGATGTTCGAGGGCACCGTGGACGGGCTGCGGGCCAGCGCCACCGTCACCGGCCGGCACCTCGACGACCGGGCCAACCTGAAGAAGACGGTCCGCGAGCCCACCGGCACGCTGCAGATCCGTGACGCGAACGCCAACAACCTGCGCGACGTCGACGTCGACATCCCGCTCGGCGTGCTGGTCGTGGTGACCGGGGTCGCCGGCTCCGGCAAGAGTTCGCTGCTGCACGGGTCGATCCCGGCCGACGCGGGGGCGGTGTCGATCGACCAGACCGGCATCCGAGGCTCTCGGCGCAGCAACCCGGCGACGTACACCGGGCTGCTCGACCCGATCCGCAAGGCGTTCGCGAAGGCCAACGGGGTCAAGCCGGCACTGTTCAGCGCCAACTCCGAGGGTGCCTGCCCGACCTGCAACGGTGCCGGGGTCATCTACACCGACCTGGCGATGATGGCCGGCGTCGCCACCGTCTGCGAGGACTGCGAGGGCCGGCGGTTCCAGGCGGCGGTGCTGGAGTACCACCTCGGCGGCCGGGACATCAGCGAGGTGCTGGCGATGTCGGTGGCCGAGGCCGAGGAGTTCTTCGCGGCCGGTGACGCCCGAACCCCGGCTGCGCACGCCGTCCTGCGACGGCTCGCCGACGTCGGGCTCGGCTACCTCACCCTCGGCCAGCCGCTGACCACCCTGTCCGGCGGAGAACGGCAGCGGCTCAAGCTGGCCACCCACATGGCGGACAAGGGCGGCGTCTACGTCCTCGACGAGCCGACCACCGGCCTGCACCTGGCCGACGTCGAGCAGCTGCTCGGCCTGCTCGACCGGCTGGTCGACGCCGGCAAGTCGGTGATCGTCATCGAGCACCACCAGGCGGTCATGGCACACGCCGACTGGATCATCGACCTGGGGCCGGGTGCCGGCCACGACGGCGGCCGGATCGTCTTCGAGGGCACCCCGGCCGACCTGGTCGCGACCCGCTCCACGCTGACCGGCGAGCACCTCGCGGCCTACGTCGGCGGCTGA